TGTATGTAATCAATCTTTTAAACGAATCCATTTATTAAAGCacctttattaatttagatattaattcaTTATATCAAGCGGTTTCCTCGGTTGATCTGCACTGACACCTTACGGTCGTTCAGAGAAAGGTCTACTGTGCGCTTTTGTAATGGTCACGTGACCGGAACATTATCATCCTTTAGTTTTTTCACCTTGACTTGTCCTCGCACCTGATCTGTACATACACTGTCTGTTTTGTCTACTGATCTGTGCAAAAtgtcattttgttcttttttcggGAAGGAGTATTATAAAGAGAATTTTAAACCCGGTAAgtaatgtttttcattatttactctccaCAACCTGCTCCCTTCTCTTTACCTTGAAGGGAGATTATGAtgtaacagattataaaatttataaactgCACTGGTGTAGCGAAATTTGCTAACCTACTCTGCTTAAATATTACTATAGCTAAGAAAACAAAGTGTCTGTTTTACAAACTTGTCGAAAAGGACAGTTACCTGATTTATTGTTTCTCTGCAGGTATATATGTTTGCTCCCAGTGTGGGCATCCACTCTTTTCTAGCAGATCCAAATATGAGCATTCCTCCCCCTGGCCTGCTTTCACAGAGACCATCCGAGAGGACAGTGTAACAAAACACATGGAGACATTAACAGCCTACAAGGTCAGAATCTgatgttttttaattagttaatatttACAGACACCACAAATATGTCCCTGTGTGTTTATACGTTTCCATTCCTATATATGCAGGTTCTGTGTGGCAAGTGTGGTAATGGACTAGGCCATGAGTTTCTGAATGATGGACCGGAGGAGGGCTTATCCCGTTTTTGAATATTCAGCCACTCGCTTAAGTTTGTCCCAAAAGGTAAGTCACCACATGTAGTTTTCTGTATAATCTTAACATTATCACATGGCTTTATTCGTATTTACATTAATAAGTAACCATTTTAATTCATACTCCAACTTTTTTCCAATCAGATAAGGTTGATAAACAATAAGCGAGGTGATGAGGCTGCTGTTGCATGCGCACTGGTAACGGGATGTTCAGCTCATGAAGTGGACGAGGAAAAGCCCCAAGTGGAGATCCTGTTCACAGATATATTATGACAGTCCTGGATGCCACAGAGACTAAAGTAGTTGCTCTATTTTTATACTAGTCTGCATAAGCTGATATGGACATGTgcaagatgaatgaatgaaattactTACTGATAAAACCAGTCTGAAATATTGCTAATGTGACCCCCACATGGAGTTCAGGGAAGAGATGCTATGGTGACTACTGGTGTCTTCAGTAAACAGAGAGGACTGCTTGACTTTAAGGcaaactcttgtctctctctctctttcttcattaCGAAAAGACAATTCTCATCTGTTGGGTCTGCAACactaatttaaaatgacattctTATCTGTTTGGAACCtactttttttttgagttattttctCATCTGTTGGGTCtgcaaaattaatttgaaatgaaattgtTATCTGTTTGGAAACGCTTCTCAGTAGGATTcattgactaggccactccaaagtcttcgttttgtttttcttcagccattcagaggtggacttgctggtgtgttttggatcattgtcctgctgcagaacccaagtttgcttcagcttgaggtcacgaacagatggctggacattctccttcaggattttttggtaaaccgcagaattcatggttctatttttcacagcaagtcttcaggtcctgaagcaggaaacagccccagaccatcacactaccaccactaTATTTTACTGTTGATATGATGTTGtatttctgaaatgcagtgttacttttaagCCAGACGTAAtaggacacacaccttccaaaaagttcaacttttgtctcgtcagtccacagagtattttcccaaaagtcttggggatcatcaagatgatttctggcaaaactgagacgagcctttatgttctttttgctcagcagcggttttcgtcttggaactctgccatgctgaccatttttgcccagtctctttcttacgctggagtcatgaacactgacctttactcaggcaagtgaggcctgcagttctttggatgttgttgtggggtcttttgtgacctcttggatgagtcgtcgctgtgctcttggggtagttttggtcggccggccactcctgggaaggttctccactgttccatgtttttgccatttgtgaataatggccctcactgtggttcactggagtcccaaagctttagaaatggcttcataaccttttccagactgatagatctcaattactttctttctcatttgtttctgaatttctctGGATCTTGGCATGGTATCTAGcatttgaggatcttttggtctacttcactttgtcaggcgggtcctatttaagagatttcttgttTACAAAcgggtgtggcagtaatcagatctgggtgtggctagagaaattgaactcaggtgtgataaaccacagttttaacttcttcacacagggccatgtagttttggattttgttttcccttaataataaaaaccttcatttaaaaactgcatgttgtgttcacttgtgttatcttttactaatatttacatttgtttgatgatctgaaacatgcagaaaaataagaaatcaggaaggggccaACCACTGATCTATgtatgttctatattatagatcagtggggcCAACacctttttcacaccactgtgtgtgtgtttttatatatatatatatatatatatatatatatatatatatatatatatattagggctgtcaaatgattaatcacgattaatcacatccaaaataaaagttttgtttacataatatatgtgtgtatactgtgtatatttattatgtatatataaatacacacacatgcatgtatatatttaagaagaatatgttatgtttatatattaaatatatttatatataatataaaatatattataaattctaaattctaaaaattctaaatatataatttatgtgtgtgtatttatatatacataataaatataccctgtacacatacatatattatgtaaacaaaacttttatttggatgtgattaatcgtgattaatcatttgacagccctaatatatatatatatatatatatatatatatatatatatatatatatatatatatatatatatatatatatatatattaaataaatgattactcTGTCTCCTACTTTGTCTTTTCCGTACAAGTCTGTAtgcatatatttctttaaaattctaCAATTTTAACTTAGAAAATGTATGGCCCATTCATCTACTGAGTACTACAGCCATACAGAGGctattgatattttgatatttttataccTTTATATGTCACCGAAGTCACCAAAAGGTTTTGGCTGTCTGAACttactgaattttatttatttttttactgaagtataataaatattgaatatataacataaaaataagcatattttaggTAAATATGGTACTTTTagaggtaaatattttttttaaatcacacaaaattgcataaactgatatttttttgttttatcgaAGACCATGAtatgacatttatgaaaaaaagaaaagaaaaagggatCACCCAAATGTGGGTGTAGTAGTAACGGTCACATTTCAAAGCTCCGGACCCGCCAATTGCTTCATCTGCTGCTTCTGACTGTGTGGGAAGCGAACGAGATTTCCCGAGGTGATTATAGCGGCGGTTAAGTTTAACGAATAATAACACATTGTCTAAATagtttataatgaattatatagaGTACGGTACAGAAAAAGTAACAATTAAGTTAGCAACGAAGTTTTTTTACCTCAGCGTTAGTTCTTcaagttgaaaataaagttacattattttaaaaaaatttttttttgatgactccCCTTTGCTGGTTTAGCACTTCATAAAATTGGAATAATTTTGTCGTCATACTCGTTTTGCCGTTGTGACAATGTTGTTTCAGGTATATAAAAAATGATGTACGGTCCAGTTGGAAACTTCGTGCCAATATGTGACCTAAACATAAACATCACACACTCGGTGAGAACCTGAGGGGGCGAATATCAGAAGACGTAGTTATGAGTGCCTGGTTAAGCTGGTGtcttaatttgaataaataattagcaGTAGGAAAATTgctcaatattaatatattttactcagCTTAGTTTTGTGACGATAAGTTGCTCTTAACAAAACAGGCCTTGTAATAGAATCCCTGCAAggaattttttttgattaaaaacaataataataataataataacgagtcattttcattttccagaaGGTGGTTGGAGTTATAATTGGAAAAACTGATTCAAGAGGATTTCCAGACCGTAAAAGTTGGTTACCATTACATAGATGTTCATGCGTTGTATTTCcattatgtctttatttatttatttatttattttatatatatatatatttatatatattttttttttatttatttatttatttatttatttatttatttatttattttatatatatatatttttttttatatatatatagcatataatatgcagtcttttatttttatttcagatgctgGCTCTGAAATGTTTGATTTAACGGAACATTTTATCAATGTGTCTGCATGGGGAAATGAGGAATACATCCAAGGACTGAGCAGTCGCTTTCAGATTGGGGATTGTGGTGAGATTTTAAATAGTAATCAGTCATTTAGATTCCAATTACTCTTGTTAACAAAACCACTTCTAATATTAACTTCTAATGCACTGAATTGCCACTAAGCCAAAAAAGCATCTTCTGTTTTAGTTGTAATTGAAAACCCCCTCGTTATGACCAAAGACTATGAGAAAGAAGAAAGATTTTGCCCTTCAACAcccaggtaaaaaataaaaatcacatccaACTAAGAAACATTACACTGTCATCATACTGCAAGTTTGTACTGTAAGtgatacatattttatttcagtaccTACAGGCTGTTGGTAACAGAGACTCACTCAAGCATTAGGATATGCTCAGATTTAGAAACAGAGGCCAGGATTCTGCCACTATTCCACATGCCAATTAAAGACTCAAGGGACTTCTATTCATTGGGAGACATTACTGCAAATGGAGAGAGTCTGAGTGGACACATTATTAACATTCTAGCAGCTGTGCAGTCGGTTAGATTTCAACAATATACTGCTAGCCCTTCTCACTGTCAGGGAAATGAACACAACCTGGCATTAGTGACTGGTGTGCAAAAGTacagatgtgtttttataattttcagtGATTGAGATTTTATCATTTAGATTGGAGAGGAGAAATTCTTTACCAAATCTGATGGACGCAAAGGACAGAGGCTAGAAATAAAGCTCTTTGATGACACTGGGAAATCATTTCCTTTTGTGTGGTGAGTATAATTAAATtcagtatgattaaaaaaaaatcaataattcattaACAACAAATATCCACCCTAAACACTAAATTGAGTGATTTCATtacttatattaattattaattaattaattaattttttttttcatgctggtGTGATGAGGATATTATTATGGTGGTAAAAATGATGAAGAGGGGAGAaggtatgtttattttttttttgtttgtttttttgtcaatttcTGATATATGATGATTGAAATTCATGTGATCTATTTTCTCTCAGTGCTGTTTATTGCAGATGCCCGCATCACTTTTGACAGCTTTCGCAACTGTATGACAGCAACAGCCACCTCAAAGACGATCATCACCCTCAACCCTGGTAGCGATGGGATATGCTAGATTAAAGAATCTGTTTAAAtacttacaattataatattcTTATTATCGTTGTATTTTAACAGTTATCATTAAAATCCTTAAATTGTTTTCAATCACATTTTAGATACAGCAGAAGCCAACCAGCTGTACACATGTATAAGGGAACTGCTAGAAGCAGGAGGACTGGATGACCAAGACATCCTCTCAGGTGACGATGTGCAATGTAAGTCGTGTGATGTATCTGGACCTCTGCATTAACAATGCCGTATGTATGGTGCAGTTCATAcagaaacattttacaataaggtcccattattaacattagttaatgcattaaaggaatagttcatgcaaaagtGAAAATATACTAAGCCTCATCCCGTCCAAGAAgtactgtagatgagtttgtttcttcgtctgAGCAGTTTTGGCATAATATAGCCTTATATTACTTGCTCATcaaattgatcctctgcagtgaaagggtgccatcagaatgagagcgataaaaacatcacaataatctttGTGTTTTAAGAAACATATCTATCATTTTTAACTTCAAGCTTATGGTTAAAATACGAGTCCTcaatcttattttttgtttcaagctttttgtttaaattagggttcttaattcattaaaattgttttttcagttgaaaattatttttggtggattttgatatgagaggacaacgGGGTGGTATTTTCGCTGGAGGAATCATTAGTATGGATTGTGGACTCATTTTGTGGCAAAAGGTGacggtttaaagtttaaatttcagAACAGAAACTCATATATTTTGGATGTtctgagggtgagaaaatcagcaaattaaattttattaattaattttggggtgaactattcctaacCTAACATTgactaacaatgagcaatttgttacagtatttgatAAActttgttaacgttagttaacaaaaacacaattcttTATTCTTAGTTCATATTAGCTCAGGTCCTTTAAATAATACAACTTCTGATTTTATTAATGCATCAAGAAAtgcagaaattaacattaagattaacatagactttagaagtatttttcttaatatctaatgtagttaactaatgttaaaaatgaaatcttattgtaaagtgttaccagtaaaACTGTATCCTTCCATTTATTTCTCAGTGGATTCCATTAGTGATGTTCTGACTGTGGAAAAGCTTAAAGCCAGAAGTCAAGAACATGCTGAGGTCTTACATTGCATAATATTTGGATTCATGACAAGTCTGGAACTGAATTCCTCCATCTCAAAGGTCATACGCAAGAGATGGTAAGTGTGCAATGCTTTGAGAGTTTTATGCAATGGTCTACTATTCACTAGCCTGAGTTTTAACAAATAACTTCTCCACCAGTGCCAAATGCAAATTTCGAATCAATGAGGAGAGTCAGACATGTTCCAATGATGCCTGTCCAAATCAAGGACAACAGCTCCAGGCCACTGAAGGCTTTGATCTGCTGGTGGACATCAGTGATCACACTGGGACTGTGCAGTCGTGCAGCCTGGCAGGCACAGTGGCCGAAAAAACCCTGGGCTGTAAAGTGAGCTAAGTCAAGATTGTTTGTATGTGTCCCAATGTCTGTATGTCCTGCAAAGAGTAAACACCAACTATTTATGTTGACAGATAGAAGAGTTTTTGCGTCTGTCGGAGTCTCAAAGGACGACTCTGAAGTGGAAGTTTCTTCTGGAGAGATGCAAAATCTATCTAAAGGTTATTCATGTTTGCCATTTGCAACTTATCTTGAAAATTGAATATTTAAGGATGTAACTCACTCTGCATTTTAAACTGTAGGTTTTTCCATCTACTAGAAGCAGAAGTGGAATGAGGGCAAGCATTTTGTCATGTGCACTCGCTGACCCCGTTGAAGTGAAGCAAAACTTTGCCTCCTTTGTGGTTTGATGCAACACAGCAACCAAACAGCatgtgaaaacaaattaaatgtaggTCTACTTGTGTTTTAGGTTTGCTTTGGTTCACATGCATatgttgtgaattattattattattatatatatatatatacaaacagcatgtgattatatatatatatatatatatatttatatttttttttttttttcttttacattttgttcCTGTGTCCAATTTGATCTCATTCTGTTGTAATTGATCTCTGTAAACGAATTAATTTGGTGTATCCATGCATGTTTGTTCCAAACTGATTTTTCTTAACTGCTTTAACAAATAAAAACGTTAAATATTGAACACAGTGCTGCCTCGGAACCTTTTATTCAAGAATTGTATCTGCGCGGCCGGTTTTGGAAGGAGCACTGCTTAGGTTTGACATCTCTGTAAATAATGCTCAATTCGTTGTTGAGATCATAGTTTTACATTTATCTGATCGGATTTCTAGTGCAATCTTCACCATCAGGTAAGAACATTgaattaagttatattatttGTATCAAGCTTGTCCAATTTTATTCTAAGAGAAGCATTTTAGCACGGTAAACACATTAATGCCATGCTATCACAAGTTTTGTTATCTTATTGCCAACATAAACGATTTACAGAAACACGAACATAAAACGCATTAAGGTACATTCATTGAGTTATATCAACCGCCTCAGCTAACACGAGTCTGGAAATCCTCCCGTGAAGCTGTCATAAGGTCTGCACTGAGTTCATCATGAATGTGAATCAAGGCACCGTCGGCAGTGATCCGGTGATACTCGCCACCGCTGGATATGATCATACCGTCAGGTTCTGGCAGGCGCACAGTGGCATCTGCACGAGAACCGTCCAGCACCAGGACTCTGTATCCTTCACGAGCAAGATACACAGACCTTTACCCCTTGTCAAAAAGAAGTGCTCTAGAATTTACACTTGTAGTgcatttcaaatcttaaaagtatttttaaaaatgtacttgcagataatgtaatattacagaaataaaaagcaatttAAGAATACCTTAATGATGTCATGTTtcttaaaaagtgcactttgtaataaagACATATTAGAAGTTTTGGTAACGTCATTTTCCTTTAAAGTACTTTCTTAATCATGCaatcatttaataatcatttgtcaTGCTTTGAAGAAGTGTACTTATTCAGATGTTATGACTAagatactaaagcacatgtaatcATAATTTTAGCTACATTTTTAAGTATAACGCAGCTTCATTACTATAAATGTATAATTCTTTAAATACTTGACATGCattgttttaatagaaatgacattaatatatattttcgtTACCATAAATggccatatttcaaagacaatgtAAGTAATTAtacaattgcatttaaaaatgtactacctaagtgggtcaaaaagcacACTTAAGTTTAACTAATTCCACCTAATTTacctcaaaaatgaaaacattttcatttaactgcaaacaacattattttttatagtatattatttccattataAGGACTCTGAAgtgtatttttttcccacaagGAACTGCTGGTACATCCTGTGCAGTAGGATTAGTGAGTTTATTTAGGTGTAAAAATACCTTCAAGATGCTTAACTCAAACACCAGCAGGTAAATTCCCTTGAAGTGACACCTGATAGGAGCATGATCGCTGCTACTGGTAAGTTCAGCATGTGCCTCCTAATTTATATATAAAGCTGTAAATTATGCAAACAGTATTTCTCTTTCATCTCTGCCTGTATAGTTTCCACACTGtacttttttcttgcattttaggTTATCAACACATACGCATGTATGACTTAAACTCCAATAATCCAAACCCTGTGATCAATTACGACGGTGTCAGCAAGAACATCACGTCTGTTGGCTTTCACGAGGACGGGCGGTGGATGTACACGGGTGGAGAAGACTGCATGGCTCGCATTTGGGACTTGAGGTAGGGCCAAACAAATGCTGTCTGCTGTATCTATAAAGGCTGTTTCTTAAAGTACTGTTTTCATTCAGGTCAAGGAATCTACAGTGCCAAAGAATATTTCAAGTCAATGCACCTATTAATTGTGTGTGTCTTCATCCCAATCAGGTCAGttggatattttgtttttaatattttattatctgctACTACTGCTCACAAGAACACCAatcaaaagtacagtacattttctttctGAATGTATTTGCTTTAGGCTGAATTAATTGTTGGGGACCAAAGTGGTGTTATCCATATCTGGGATTTAAAAACAGACCACAATGAACAGCTCATCCCAGAGCCAGATGTGTCCGTCAATTCTGTCCATATCGATCCTGATGCCAGTTATATGGCTGCAGTCAACAGCTCGGTCGGTAACCAATAACAATCAAGTGTTATTCAATATTTCACACTACTAATGAGGTTGAGCTAATGTGTACTGCATGTATTCATACTGTATCAGAATCAGGTTTGGTGTATTTGGTTTTGATTGTAGGGCAACTGTTATGTGTGGAATTTGGCCGGAGGAATCGGCGATGAGGTGACACAACTGATACCCAAGACAAAGATCCCTGCCCACAAACGCTACTCATTACGCTGCAAGTTCAGCCCAGACTCCACGTAAGTGTCTTACAAAAAAGCTAAACTAAGGAACAGGGAGAGATCagtgaatatttttgtttttacaattattatacaaatCAGTGCATCCAGTGTTTTCAACTCTTTGCCAGATTGTTGGCCACATGCTCTGCTGACCAGACCTGTAAGATCTGGAGAACCTCCAACTTCTCTCTGATGACAGAGTTGAGTATAAAGAGTAACAACCCAGGAGAGACGTCCCGAGGCTGGATGTGGGATTGTGCCTTCTCTGGAGATTCACAATACATAGTtacaggtgaacacacacaacatacgCAGTCCAAATGTTTTACTAATACGAGAAGATCATAAGTTTACATGACCATTGTAGAATCTTTGGGCCCACATTACATGAGGTGGCTTCAATAgcaaagttcacccaaaagtgaaaattctgtaatgatttgctcaccctcaagttgttccaaccctgtatgagtttctttcttctgttgattacAGAAGTagatattttcaagaatattGGTCGATAGCcgttgacttccataatatgaaaacactatggaagtcaatggcttaccaatatttttcaaatgatcttctttcatgttcaacagaagaaagaaactcatacagatttggagcTAGTGGAGGGTGAGTACATGTTGACAGAATTGAAATTTATGGGCCAACTATCCCTTTGTACTTGCGTCAAaaaattatagttattgtttgGTACAGTTGGttattgtgttcatgttgtattgcaaaacacttttgctgctattgaggtagGATACATGTAACCCTTAAAGTCCTGTTCTG
This region of Cyprinus carpio isolate SPL01 chromosome B12, ASM1834038v1, whole genome shotgun sequence genomic DNA includes:
- the LOC109054588 gene encoding target of rapamycin complex subunit lst8-like, with the translated sequence MNVNQGTVGSDPVILATAGYDHTVRFWQAHSGICTRTVQHQDSQVNSLEVTPDRSMIAATGYQHIRMYDLNSNNPNPVINYDGVSKNITSVGFHEDGRWMYTGGEDCMARIWDLRSRNLQCQRIFQVNAPINCVCLHPNQAELIVGDQSGVIHIWDLKTDHNEQLIPEPDVSVNSVHIDPDASYMAAVNSSGNCYVWNLAGGIGDEVTQLIPKTKIPAHKRYSLRCKFSPDSTLLATCSADQTCKIWRTSNFSLMTELSIKSNNPGETSRGWMWDCAFSGDSQYIVTASSDNLARLWCVETGEIKREYSGHQKAVVCLAFNDSVLG
- the LOC109054585 gene encoding meiosis-specific with OB domain-containing protein-like, with product MMYGPVGNFVPICDLNINITHSKVVGVIIGKTDSRGFPDRKNAGSEMFDLTEHFINVSAWGNEEYIQGLSSRFQIGDCVVIENPLVMTKDYEKEERFCPSTPSTYRLLVTETHSSIRICSDLETEARILPLFHMPIKDSRDFYSLGDITANGESLSGHIINILAAVQSIGEEKFFTKSDGRKGQRLEIKLFDDTGKSFPFVCWCDEDIIMVVKMMKRGEVLFIADARITFDSFRNCMTATATSKTIITLNPDTAEANQLYTCIRELLEAGGLDDQDILSGDDVQLDSISDVLTVEKLKARSQEHAEVLHCIIFGFMTSLELNSSISKVIRKRCAKCKFRINEESQTCSNDACPNQGQQLQATEGFDLLVDISDHTGTVQSCSLAGTVAEKTLGCKIEEFLRLSESQRTTLKWKFLLERCKIYLKVFPSTRSRSGMRASILSCALADPVEVKQNFASFVV